The Armatimonadota bacterium genomic sequence AGCGGCAGCCAGTGAAGGCCGTTCGATAGCGCCGGTCGGATCGGAAGCATGAGAAACTTGTTCAGAAGGCCGGTCGTCGGATTGAACAACTCCTTCCACAGGAGCGCGGTGGCGACACCCGATACCACCACGGGCAGATAGAACAGCGTGCGGAAGACGCGGATGCCGGGCAGTTTCAGGTTCAGCAGCATCGCCGTCGCGAGTCCGGCCACGACCGCCATCGGCACGGCCATCACCGAGTAGACGGCCGTGTTGGCGAGGGCTTTGAGAAATCTCGGGTCGTTAGTGAACAGGTCCGTGTAGTTGCGAATGCCAACCCAACGGCCCGGGGTAAGCACATCCCACTTGCTGAAGCTCAGGGCCAGCGACGCGGACACGGCGCCGAACGTCAGGAGCAGAAAGCCGATGAGCCACGGAGCCAGGAAACCGTAGAATTCCAGCGCTTCCCGCCTGTCCCGTTTGGAATGCCGCGTGGCCCTGCCCACGCCCGCCGTAACGCCGCCGATCATCAGGGCCAACACCATGCCAAGGAATCCCAGGACCCTCGTCCACCGAATGGCCGGGAAGGCGGACATGTCCTCATTGCTGCGAGAGAGGATGCGTTCGCAGTCATGGGCCGCCGCATTAAGCGCCTGTTCCGGCGTCTTTTTGTGCTTGAACGCCAGCTCAATCTGCCGGTCAATCGCGTCCTGCATCTCCATGTAACCCGGGACGACCGGGATGCTCCTGCCGTACGGCAGTTCGCGCACGAAAGGCCCCAGCAGCGGATCGTTCGTGTAAGACGGGTCTGTCGCGGCCGAGATACGGGCGGGAAGGCGCCCGCTTTGGGCGCAAACGGCCAGAAGCTGTTCCTTCGCGGAGGCGTACTTGATGAACTCCCACGCGGCCTCTCTGTGCCGGCTGCCCCTCGGAATCACGAGGGAGTTGCCCACAACCTCAATCACGTGATCGCGGCTCGTCGGGACGGAGGTTACGCCATAGTCGAGGTTAGGGAAGTACCGCTTCAGGTCCGGGATGCGAAACGGGCTGTCCAGGCGCATCGCGACCTTCTGCATGCCGAACGAGTCGGAAGCGGCGCCCGAGAACTGCGCGCCGAACGCATTCAGCGCATCGTAGTTCCCGCACATCGTGTCCATCGTTTCCACCCAGTAGGCGAGGGTCCGGACGCCAACCGGGGACTGGAAAGCGGGGTGCCGGGCGTCTCGCGAGAGCAGGTCCCCGCCGCTCTCCCACAGGTATTCGCGGAAATTGCTCACCTCCGCGTAGCCCAGTTGAGTCAGCCGTCCGGCGCTGTCCTTCTTCGTCAGGCGGAGGGAATACTGGCGCAGCTCATCCCACGTCCGGGGCGGCCGGTTCGGATCCAGGCCTGCCTCGCGAAACATCCGCTTGTTATACAGGAGGGCCTGGGGGGACAGCACCCAGGGCAAGCCGTACAGCTTCCCGTTATATGTGTTCTGGGCGACGGATACAGGGTAGAACGCGCGCAAATCCACGCCGTCGCGCGCAGCGAGCCGGTCGATGCGCTCCAGGCCCTCGCGGGCCATCAGTTCTCCGCCCAGGTCCGTGTAGAACCGCACGACATCCGGGGGAACGCCTCCCGCAACGCTCAGCAGCATCTTCTGTTGAATCTGCTGCATCGGCATCAGCATCCCGCGCACTCTGATGGTAGGGTGGGATGCATTGAACCGGGCGACCATCGCGTCGATCGCGATTTTCTCGTCGTGGCTTGCGCCGAACCAGAACACCACGTCCTCGGCTGCGCGCGCGGGGATCGCGCCCAACAACAGGGCCAGAACTAACGCACAAAAGGGATTTCTCACGCTTGTACGGTAACCCCGCGCCGGCCCGACCGTCAAACTCAACCGGCTATCGTGATTGAAGGACCACCCGATGCGGCAGCGATCTCACCCACGGTGGCGCACGGTCGTCCACGCTCCACGAGCGCGGAGAGCAGGGCCTCGTGGCGTTCCGGCGATACAGCCATCAGCAGACCGCCGGACGTCTGCGGGTCGCAGAGAGACATGACCGTCGTTTCGGTCACGCCGTCATCGATGGAGAGGTGGCCCGCGAGGAATTCGCGAGTCGCGTACGCCCCGCCCGGGAAGCCTGAGGTCTCCGCTAGCGAGGTGAATCCGGTGTAGTACGGCACGTTGTACGTGTAAACGATCGCCGAGACGCCCGAACCGGACGCCATTTCCCACAGGTGGCCGAGAAGGCCAAACCCCGTGACGTCGGTGGCCGCGTTCACTCCAACTTCCATCATGGCTTCGGACGCGGCTCGATTCAGAGTCGCCATACCGTCTGTCACGGTCCGCACCACATCCGCTGGCGCCAGGCCGCCTCGAAGTGCCGTCGTGATAACGCCCGCGCCAAGGGGCTTGGTGAGGACCAGGCGATCGCCCGGCTGCGCTCCGACGTTGCGAACGATCCTGTCCGGGTGGATCGTTCCCGTGATGGCGAGGCCGAATTTGATCTCGTCATCTTTCACGGAATGCCCGCCGACCACCGCAACGCCGGCCTCCGCGGCCTTATCCGCCCCACCCCGGATGATCTCCGTGATGATGGTTGGATCGACGTTCGCCGGCTGGCAGCAGAGGATGTTGAGAGCGGTTCGTGGCGTGCCACCCATCGCGTACACATCGCTCAGCGCATTGGCCGCCGCCACCTGACCGAAATCGTACGGATCGTCGAGGATCGGCGTGAAGAAATCGACCGTGTTGACGAGCGCCAGGTCGGGCGCGATGCGGTACACCCCGGCGTCATCCGCGGTATTTGTGCCAACCAGCAGATTGGGGTCTACGTTCTCAGGCAGGCCGTGAAGTAGTTTACGCAGATCGGCCAGGCCGATCTTGCTCGCGCAGCCACCACACGGCGCCAGACTGGTCAATCGAAAGGGATCGTTGTTGGACATAGCACCTCCAATAAGGCACCGGTAGTGTCGGCGTCCCCGCCGACATCGCCCACGGTAGTGTCGGCGTCCTCGCCGACAAACGAAATGCAACGCCACGGTAACGTCGGCGTCCTCGCCGACATCGGTTCTGGTTTGTCGGCGTCCTCGCCGACAAACGAAATGCAACACCAAGGTAACGTCGGCGTCCTCGCCGACAAACAATTTCCGACCGTGTCGGCGGGGACGCCGACACTACCGTGAATACCGGCACGCTGATAATCCCGCGTAAACGGGACTTGGACGCTATCCAACCGGGCAGTTCGGGTACACCCACGGGTACCCCACAATATCGGGCCATCGCCTCTTTGGATTGCCGGCGACGTAGGCCGTCTTCTCCCGGTATTCGGCCTCGTCGCGAACTATCCTGTCGTAATAGTCCTTCTGCCAGATCGGCGGCTGGCGGCCGGCCTTAGCCAACAGGTGCGCGGTATATGATTTCCAGTCATGGACTATTCATTGAAGGGACCACTCAGCCGAAGGGCAGATCACCACATGTACGTGATCGTCCATGACGACGTACGCATGTAGCTCATACCGGGCTCCGTCGAGCGAGGAGATCGATGCGGCAACTATCTGCCGTTCTGCGTTCGACATCACCGGCTGACCGCTGGTAAGATTCCAGGTGACGAAGTACACAGCGCCATCCAAACGCCAATGCGGGAGCGCTCGTGGGCGGTATATATGGAACGACTCGTCCATTGAAAGTCAGGGGTGAGCCCAAAGTCCGACGCCGGCAACATCCCCCACGGTAGTGTCGGCGTCCTCGCCGACATACGATTGCATCATCCACGGCGGCGGCGGCGTCCTCGCCGACATACGATACCATCATCCACAACGTCGACGGCGTCCTCGCCGACACACGATGGCATTATCCACGACGCCCGCGTCCCCACCAACACACGATGGCATCACCCCCAAATCGGATGCGGCCACACCTCGGCTTCGGCGCCGCCTAAAGCTCGTGTTCTTTGTGGCCTTCGGCTTCCAGCACGGACTCG encodes the following:
- a CDS encoding extracellular solute-binding protein, whose amino-acid sequence is MRNPFCALVLALLLGAIPARAAEDVVFWFGASHDEKIAIDAMVARFNASHPTIRVRGMLMPMQQIQQKMLLSVAGGVPPDVVRFYTDLGGELMAREGLERIDRLAARDGVDLRAFYPVSVAQNTYNGKLYGLPWVLSPQALLYNKRMFREAGLDPNRPPRTWDELRQYSLRLTKKDSAGRLTQLGYAEVSNFREYLWESGGDLLSRDARHPAFQSPVGVRTLAYWVETMDTMCGNYDALNAFGAQFSGAASDSFGMQKVAMRLDSPFRIPDLKRYFPNLDYGVTSVPTSRDHVIEVVGNSLVIPRGSRHREAAWEFIKYASAKEQLLAVCAQSGRLPARISAATDPSYTNDPLLGPFVRELPYGRSIPVVPGYMEMQDAIDRQIELAFKHKKTPEQALNAAAHDCERILSRSNEDMSAFPAIRWTRVLGFLGMVLALMIGGVTAGVGRATRHSKRDRREALEFYGFLAPWLIGFLLLTFGAVSASLALSFSKWDVLTPGRWVGIRNYTDLFTNDPRFLKALANTAVYSVMAVPMAVVAGLATAMLLNLKLPGIRVFRTLFYLPVVVSGVATALLWKELFNPTTGLLNKFLMLPIRPALSNGLHWLPLVTDPPGWLSDPVWSKPALVIMSIWGVGGAMLIYLAGLQGIPVQLYEAAELDGARGWRRFRHITLPLLTPVIFYQLVMGIIGSFQVFTQAYVMTAGTGAPEDSLLFYVLYLFNNAFQWLKIGYASAMAWVLFVIVLVITLINFVGAKRWVYYEGGTSK
- the selD gene encoding selenide, water dikinase SelD gives rise to the protein MSNNDPFRLTSLAPCGGCASKIGLADLRKLLHGLPENVDPNLLVGTNTADDAGVYRIAPDLALVNTVDFFTPILDDPYDFGQVAAANALSDVYAMGGTPRTALNILCCQPANVDPTIITEIIRGGADKAAEAGVAVVGGHSVKDDEIKFGLAITGTIHPDRIVRNVGAQPGDRLVLTKPLGAGVITTALRGGLAPADVVRTVTDGMATLNRAASEAMMEVGVNAATDVTGFGLLGHLWEMASGSGVSAIVYTYNVPYYTGFTSLAETSGFPGGAYATREFLAGHLSIDDGVTETTVMSLCDPQTSGGLLMAVSPERHEALLSALVERGRPCATVGEIAAASGGPSITIAG